The Streptomyces sp. NBC_00670 genome window below encodes:
- a CDS encoding ATP/GTP-binding protein: MSPRRNRPKGGGSSGRSADEDAPGRYGGWHSTESWQGEEWIVRHVAGASAQGKTYRCPGCDQLIPSGVPHVVAWPDHAGVDDRRHWHKACWNARDRRTTRVQRSRNAPRF, encoded by the coding sequence GTGTCCCCGCGTCGCAACCGACCCAAGGGCGGCGGCTCGTCCGGCCGGAGTGCCGACGAGGACGCGCCCGGCCGTTACGGCGGCTGGCACTCCACCGAGAGCTGGCAGGGCGAGGAGTGGATCGTGCGCCATGTCGCGGGCGCCTCGGCCCAGGGCAAGACCTACCGCTGCCCCGGCTGCGACCAGCTCATCCCCTCCGGCGTCCCGCACGTCGTGGCCTGGCCCGACCACGCGGGCGTCGACGACCGCCGGCACTGGCACAAGGCGTGCTGGAACGCGCGGGACCGCCGCACCACGCGGGTGCAGCGGTCCCGTAACGCGCCCAGGTTCTGA
- a CDS encoding ABC transporter permease subunit — protein sequence MSTPQPPMPQQAAPGPSWHTAPGASYTSPIPVVRTHLGHALASEWTKIRSVRSTVWTIGVFLFLMFGMGLLFTVAVTASDSELGDETALALGFAGVLTGSICVITLGVLTTASEYGTGMIRTTMTACPGRGRVLAAKSIVFFTLAFVVTLVATSLVALFQVSILESHGGREPTGAEWLKATVGISLYVALLGLLSLLVGSVIRHSAGAITLMIGLVLAPLVIALFLFSDSLQGLQQSLFEYSIPNQLSIFYDNSLTRTGPKGWDPLWIMLGVNALAFAGAYVLLEKRDV from the coding sequence ATGAGTACGCCCCAGCCCCCGATGCCGCAGCAGGCCGCGCCCGGTCCCTCCTGGCACACGGCGCCCGGAGCCTCGTACACCTCGCCGATCCCCGTCGTCCGCACCCACCTCGGGCACGCCCTCGCCTCCGAGTGGACCAAGATCCGGTCGGTGCGGTCCACGGTGTGGACGATCGGGGTGTTCCTGTTCCTGATGTTCGGAATGGGACTGCTGTTCACCGTCGCCGTCACCGCCTCGGACTCCGAGCTGGGCGACGAGACGGCGCTGGCGCTCGGCTTCGCCGGTGTGCTGACCGGTTCCATCTGCGTCATCACCCTCGGCGTGCTGACCACCGCCTCCGAGTACGGCACCGGCATGATCCGCACCACCATGACCGCGTGCCCGGGCCGCGGCCGGGTGCTCGCGGCGAAGTCGATCGTGTTCTTCACCCTGGCGTTCGTGGTGACGCTGGTGGCCACCTCGCTCGTCGCCCTCTTCCAGGTGTCGATCCTGGAGTCGCACGGCGGCCGGGAGCCCACCGGCGCGGAGTGGCTGAAAGCGACCGTCGGCATCTCGCTCTACGTGGCGCTCCTGGGGCTGCTCTCGCTGCTGGTCGGCTCGGTCATCCGGCACTCGGCGGGCGCGATCACGCTGATGATCGGACTGGTGCTGGCCCCGCTGGTGATCGCCCTGTTCCTGTTCTCGGACTCCCTCCAGGGCCTCCAGCAGTCGCTGTTCGAGTACTCGATCCCGAACCAGCTCAGCATCTTCTACGACAACTCGCTGACCCGGACCGGCCCCAAGGGCTGGGACCCGCTGTGGATCATGCTCGGCGTCAACGCCCTCGCCTTCGCCGGCGCGTACGTGCTGTTGGAGAAGCGGGACGTCTGA